A stretch of the Methylacidiphilum caldifontis genome encodes the following:
- a CDS encoding M20/M25/M40 family metallo-hydrolase gives MKKESFEFLLSLLKTPSPSGYETACQKVWIDYVKRYAHQVKVDAYGNAIASLNLEGKPKILVNGHIDEIAFQIQYIDDSGFLYFSPIGGPDPKLARGRKVNIFHEGKSVPGVIGTLAIHMQEKEEQGKTPKWNELFIDIGASTKQEALEHVQVGDLALYESEVFCLLNDIWVSRGCDDKVGAFTAAEVLRICSEENISGPCIIAASTIQEENGLYGASMIGYSVYPDIAFVFDVGHATDIPIAEKKKFGDIHLGKGPILSHGSVNHPGLVSYLNKIAHKLSINHQHGIDPRRSGTDADALFIQRGGIPTCSIGIPNRYMHSPVEAFHLRDLETAALWIASFCKEIKSKEEILGL, from the coding sequence ATGAAAAAAGAATCCTTTGAATTCCTTTTATCCTTGCTTAAAACTCCCAGTCCATCAGGATATGAAACGGCTTGTCAAAAAGTGTGGATTGATTATGTAAAACGCTATGCCCATCAAGTAAAAGTGGATGCCTACGGCAACGCCATAGCATCTCTAAACTTAGAAGGCAAACCCAAAATCCTAGTCAATGGACATATTGATGAAATCGCCTTTCAGATCCAGTATATAGACGATTCGGGTTTCCTCTATTTTTCCCCGATTGGAGGGCCTGATCCCAAACTTGCCAGGGGAAGAAAAGTGAACATTTTTCACGAAGGCAAATCCGTTCCCGGAGTTATCGGAACTCTGGCAATCCATATGCAAGAGAAGGAAGAGCAGGGAAAAACTCCAAAATGGAACGAACTTTTTATAGATATTGGGGCCTCAACAAAGCAAGAAGCACTCGAGCATGTCCAGGTTGGAGATCTCGCCCTTTATGAGAGCGAAGTCTTCTGCCTTTTAAATGACATATGGGTTTCCCGCGGCTGTGACGATAAGGTCGGCGCTTTTACGGCTGCGGAAGTGTTGAGAATATGCTCAGAAGAAAATATTTCTGGTCCATGCATTATAGCCGCTTCAACCATCCAGGAAGAAAATGGACTCTATGGAGCAAGCATGATCGGTTATTCGGTCTATCCTGATATCGCTTTTGTATTTGATGTTGGCCATGCCACAGATATTCCTATCGCTGAAAAGAAAAAATTCGGAGACATCCACCTTGGCAAAGGTCCTATCTTAAGTCATGGGAGTGTAAACCACCCTGGACTGGTCAGTTATCTTAATAAAATAGCCCATAAATTGTCTATTAATCATCAACACGGTATTGATCCTAGACGCTCAGGGACTGATGCCGATGCTCTATTTATTCAAAGAGGAGGAATTCCCACTTGCTCCATTGGAATCCCCAATAGATACATGCATAGCCCTGTGGAAGCTTTCCATTTAAGAGATCTAGAAACGGCCGCTTTGTGGATTGCCTCATTTTGTAAAGAAATTAAGAGTAAGGAAGAAATTCTGGGCTTATAA
- a CDS encoding VTT domain-containing protein, translating into MTFILDFIFHWDHYLREIIITHKEGIYLLLFALIFCETGLIFTPFLPGDSLLFTLGIFAAEGWLNIYYLFVFLSLAAIGGDNINYFVGHRLGKMICSVEKFFLIKKEHIHKTEKFFVKFGAKAVFLSRFIPIIRTFTPFVAGVGSMSYGRFVFYNISGGICWISLFLGLGFFLGNQPIIKNNIKICIYVIIFVSVLPLIIEWIKSSFYSKVGRFPISGSKK; encoded by the coding sequence ATGACCTTTATCTTGGACTTTATTTTTCACTGGGATCATTATCTCAGGGAAATCATTATTACTCATAAAGAGGGGATTTATCTTTTGCTTTTTGCCCTCATATTTTGTGAAACAGGCTTAATCTTTACCCCTTTTCTTCCTGGTGATTCTCTTCTTTTTACACTGGGGATCTTCGCTGCTGAAGGTTGGCTTAATATCTATTATTTGTTTGTTTTTCTGAGCTTAGCAGCGATTGGAGGTGACAATATCAACTATTTTGTGGGTCATAGGCTTGGCAAAATGATCTGTTCGGTAGAAAAATTCTTTTTGATTAAAAAAGAACATATTCATAAGACGGAAAAATTTTTCGTTAAATTTGGAGCTAAAGCGGTGTTTTTATCTCGATTTATCCCTATTATTAGAACATTCACTCCTTTTGTTGCCGGAGTAGGCTCAATGAGTTATGGTCGGTTTGTTTTTTATAATATCTCAGGAGGGATTTGTTGGATCAGTCTTTTCCTTGGATTAGGGTTTTTTTTGGGCAATCAACCCATTATTAAAAACAATATTAAAATTTGTATTTATGTAATCATCTTTGTTTCCGTTCTGCCCCTCATTATCGAGTGGATAAAATCCAGCTTTTATAGTAAAGTGGGAAGATTTCCAATCTCTGGTTCTAAAAAATAA
- a CDS encoding Hsp20/alpha crystallin family protein, with translation MADLLSKRSPFQPALWNPFKELEEMRRKMASLFERPLELLTSEEIEPFELSEWRPFTDITEDDKEFLVKMDLPGIKKEEVKVSIQNNILTVSGERKVEKEEKDKKKRYIRVERAYGAFSRSFELPEGVEEDKISAEFKDGVLYLHMPKGEKAQPKTVEVKVS, from the coding sequence ATGGCTGATCTACTATCCAAGAGGAGTCCTTTTCAACCAGCACTTTGGAATCCATTTAAGGAACTTGAAGAGATGCGGAGAAAAATGGCTTCTCTTTTTGAAAGGCCTTTAGAACTCCTGACTTCGGAAGAGATCGAACCTTTTGAATTGAGTGAATGGCGTCCCTTTACGGACATCACAGAGGATGACAAGGAGTTTTTAGTCAAAATGGATCTTCCTGGAATTAAAAAGGAAGAGGTTAAGGTATCGATACAAAATAATATCTTAACCGTCTCTGGCGAAAGGAAAGTGGAAAAGGAAGAAAAGGACAAAAAGAAAAGATATATCCGGGTCGAAAGGGCATATGGGGCATTCAGCAGAAGTTTTGAATTACCCGAGGGAGTTGAGGAAGATAAAATATCTGCAGAGTTTAAAGATGGGGTTTTGTATCTCCACATGCCTAAGGGAGAAAAGGCGCAGCCAAAGACTGTTGAAGTTAAAGTGAGCTGA
- a CDS encoding outer membrane protein — protein sequence MIYFKKKRESLACLICLIYLTLCVGVFSLRAEIEDEYAEEKPNLVSSNRNTSDPQMEGGDSAVLAAVPQNENTLPSDKRELEKNLKEEYQKKAPFSLKTGLYAGVFGGGSFSAPGNYGYSLYPSPVGIATFNPRGGIVNGVGGIEIGYEFPKEMMGTTGDFFWSPSVQFDGYYMGMTAAASQLNPVAGNIDFKDNFNSGLFFIDGLLRLYTPILVINFGVGVGGAYLWESTISGIGGKGNFAGKNLFGKGIDTSNGAFALQGIAGVERWITDRLSFIVEYRFVWVGSSNFSYAGNPAVFGPSTTISTHFDQFEANLVLGGLRYKF from the coding sequence ATGATATATTTCAAAAAGAAAAGAGAAAGTTTAGCTTGTCTGATATGTCTTATCTATTTGACTCTGTGTGTAGGGGTTTTTTCTTTGAGAGCAGAAATCGAAGATGAATATGCTGAAGAAAAACCTAATTTGGTCTCTTCTAACCGCAATACATCTGATCCTCAAATGGAAGGTGGGGATTCGGCAGTTTTAGCAGCAGTTCCTCAAAATGAGAACACCTTGCCCTCAGATAAAAGAGAGCTAGAAAAAAACCTCAAAGAAGAATACCAAAAAAAGGCTCCTTTTTCCTTGAAGACTGGTCTTTATGCGGGGGTATTTGGAGGAGGATCTTTTTCTGCTCCTGGAAATTACGGTTATTCATTGTATCCTTCACCCGTTGGTATAGCCACATTTAATCCTAGAGGAGGAATTGTGAATGGAGTGGGGGGGATCGAGATTGGATATGAGTTTCCCAAGGAAATGATGGGGACTACAGGAGATTTTTTTTGGTCTCCATCTGTGCAGTTTGATGGTTATTATATGGGAATGACGGCTGCTGCCTCGCAACTGAACCCGGTGGCGGGAAATATCGATTTTAAGGATAATTTTAACTCAGGGCTGTTTTTCATAGATGGTCTTCTTAGACTCTATACTCCGATTCTTGTTATTAACTTTGGAGTGGGTGTCGGAGGAGCTTACTTATGGGAATCGACCATATCTGGAATTGGAGGAAAAGGAAATTTTGCAGGAAAAAATTTATTTGGCAAAGGCATAGATACTTCTAATGGAGCTTTTGCTCTTCAGGGTATTGCTGGAGTCGAAAGGTGGATAACTGATCGGTTAAGTTTTATTGTTGAATACCGGTTTGTCTGGGTTGGAAGTTCGAACTTTTCGTATGCAGGCAATCCAGCTGTTTTTGGTCCATCAACAACGATCTCTACTCATTTTGATCAATTTGAAGCCAATCTTGTTCTTGGTGGGTTGAGATACAAATTTTGA
- a CDS encoding FMN-dependent NADH-azoreductase translates to MAKVLYIEASPRKERSFSIAATKAFIQKYKKIHPEDSIELLDLWSKDLLRFDGYILESKYALLHGLEPTPEQKRAWKAVEDLIVHFVSFDKYIFSLPMWNFSIPYPLKHYIDILVQPSYTFSYSPQEGYKGLVLGKRACLICARGGRYPEGTEFQKYDFQLPYLRLILGFIGINDIVTVVVEGSLFEKREELLSKAIQEAQKAAEIF, encoded by the coding sequence ATGGCCAAAGTTTTATATATAGAAGCTTCTCCAAGAAAAGAGAGATCTTTTTCCATTGCAGCAACCAAGGCTTTTATTCAAAAATATAAAAAAATACATCCAGAGGATTCCATTGAATTATTGGATCTCTGGTCAAAAGATTTGCTGCGGTTCGATGGGTATATACTCGAAAGCAAATATGCTCTTTTGCATGGATTAGAACCAACGCCGGAACAGAAAAGGGCATGGAAAGCGGTGGAAGACCTAATTGTCCATTTTGTATCTTTTGATAAGTACATCTTTTCGTTGCCAATGTGGAATTTTTCTATTCCCTACCCACTGAAACATTATATAGATATCCTCGTTCAGCCTTCCTATACCTTTTCTTATAGCCCGCAGGAAGGTTACAAAGGACTTGTTCTAGGGAAAAGGGCTTGTCTTATTTGTGCTCGAGGAGGCCGTTATCCTGAGGGAACCGAATTCCAGAAATATGACTTTCAACTTCCTTATCTTAGACTTATTCTTGGGTTTATAGGCATAAACGACATTGTAACGGTGGTTGTCGAAGGGAGTCTTTTTGAAAAAAGAGAAGAACTTTTATCCAAAGCTATCCAGGAAGCTCAAAAAGCCGCTGAAATTTTTTAA
- a CDS encoding lipase maturation factor family protein: MKISILHIQFKNIDNPLALWLFFRFLSFIYFIAFLSLSWQIHGLVGSEGILPAAQFLRFVHDQTGWERFFYVPTLFWFIPPTDIILKLGTILGLLFSVFLFFNIAPSVSSLCLWILYLSYVSIGQVFFNFQWDGLLLECGLLSILFSPWNLFCRLSTLTALPPWATFMFHWLLFKLMFLSGIVKLQSHDPTWRALTALKYHYETEPLPTPPAWFFYHFPMTFHEVSTFMVLFIELVVPFAIFLGKIGRRISFILFSFLQLFIIFTGNHAFFNWLSLALGLTLLDDDWIKKIFPFFLRLTPTCCPSIQKKFSPFLSLFVFLISALFFLESFLPPYPQDIKRILNFIASFRSINNYGAFAVMTTRRPEIIIEGSKDGIEWKEYPFRWKPDDPHKAPSFVSPFHPRMDWQMWFAALSTPRENPWFVSLLSCLLKGKKDVINLFKENPFPSSPPKYIRAHLYIYEYSSASEKKEKGLWWDRTYLGLYFPPSSLIPESTKKQTLEPHLPKRIKKFQRLFELPG, translated from the coding sequence TTTTGTCTCTTTCTTGGCAAATCCATGGATTAGTCGGATCAGAAGGCATTCTTCCCGCTGCACAATTTCTTCGTTTTGTTCATGACCAAACGGGTTGGGAAAGATTTTTTTATGTTCCTACCCTTTTCTGGTTTATTCCCCCAACTGACATCATTCTCAAGCTAGGAACTATACTGGGTCTTCTTTTTTCGGTCTTCCTTTTTTTTAATATCGCTCCTTCTGTCTCAAGCTTATGTCTTTGGATCCTTTATCTTTCTTATGTATCCATAGGGCAAGTCTTTTTTAATTTTCAATGGGATGGTTTACTCCTTGAATGTGGTTTGCTTTCTATTCTTTTTTCACCATGGAATCTCTTTTGCCGACTCTCTACTTTGACGGCTCTCCCTCCTTGGGCTACCTTCATGTTTCATTGGCTTCTCTTTAAACTCATGTTTCTCTCAGGCATTGTTAAGCTCCAAAGCCATGATCCCACTTGGCGTGCATTAACGGCTCTCAAATATCATTACGAAACAGAACCCTTACCTACGCCTCCCGCTTGGTTTTTCTATCATTTTCCGATGACCTTCCATGAAGTATCAACTTTTATGGTTCTCTTCATTGAACTGGTCGTTCCCTTTGCTATTTTTTTGGGCAAAATAGGCAGAAGAATAAGCTTTATTCTTTTTTCTTTTTTACAACTTTTTATTATCTTTACAGGAAATCATGCCTTTTTCAATTGGCTATCCCTGGCATTAGGTCTTACTCTGCTTGACGATGATTGGATAAAAAAAATCTTTCCCTTTTTTCTTCGATTGACTCCTACTTGCTGCCCTTCAATTCAGAAAAAATTTTCTCCTTTTCTTTCCCTTTTTGTTTTTTTAATAAGTGCTTTGTTTTTTTTAGAATCTTTTCTTCCTCCTTATCCTCAAGATATAAAAAGAATTTTAAATTTTATCGCTTCCTTCCGCTCAATAAACAATTATGGAGCCTTTGCTGTAATGACAACGAGAAGACCCGAAATTATTATCGAAGGGAGTAAGGATGGGATCGAATGGAAAGAATATCCGTTTCGATGGAAGCCAGATGATCCCCACAAAGCTCCATCATTTGTTTCGCCTTTCCATCCTCGAATGGATTGGCAAATGTGGTTTGCCGCACTCAGTACCCCCAGGGAAAATCCATGGTTTGTTTCTTTATTATCTTGCTTGCTCAAAGGGAAAAAAGATGTCATCAATCTCTTCAAAGAAAACCCTTTCCCTTCATCGCCACCCAAATACATCCGTGCACATCTCTACATTTATGAATATAGCTCTGCCTCTGAGAAGAAAGAAAAAGGCCTCTGGTGGGATAGGACTTATCTAGGACTTTATTTTCCTCCTTCCTCGCTGATCCCCGAATCAACAAAAAAGCAAACCCTTGAACCTCATTTACCAAAAAGAATTAAAAAATTTCAGCGGCTTTTTGAGCTTCCTGGATAG